In Clostridium sp. JN-1, one genomic interval encodes:
- a CDS encoding LytTR family DNA-binding domain-containing protein: MKAIIVEDEFLARQELKYFVENYSSIKIVNEFEDGLDALKFIEENEVDVIFLDINIPSIDGVVLAKSISKFSRKPYIVFITAYREHAVEAFEVEAFDYILKPYDESRIRSMLKKLEVNYREKHNNGSSKNRISNKINLWKNEKIIVVDIDDICYCEAKERTTSVFTKKEEYSINSSISEFYNTLPKDRFFKCHRSYIVNTTKIKEIIPWFNNTYNLRLKDISFEVPVSRSNIKEFKKIMNI; encoded by the coding sequence ATGAAAGCTATAATAGTTGAAGATGAATTTTTGGCTAGACAGGAACTTAAGTATTTTGTTGAAAATTATAGCAGCATAAAGATAGTAAATGAATTTGAGGATGGTCTTGATGCGTTAAAATTTATAGAAGAAAATGAAGTTGATGTTATATTTTTAGATATAAATATTCCATCTATTGATGGGGTAGTACTTGCTAAAAGTATAAGCAAATTTTCTAGAAAACCTTATATAGTGTTTATAACAGCCTATAGAGAACATGCAGTAGAAGCTTTTGAAGTGGAAGCTTTTGACTATATACTGAAACCCTATGATGAATCTAGAATTAGGTCTATGTTAAAAAAGTTAGAAGTAAATTATAGGGAGAAACATAATAACGGCTCTTCGAAAAATAGAATATCAAATAAGATAAATCTATGGAAAAATGAAAAAATAATAGTAGTAGATATAGATGATATATGTTATTGTGAAGCTAAAGAGAGAACAACCAGTGTATTTACTAAGAAAGAAGAGTATTCTATAAATAGCAGTATATCTGAATTTTATAATACTTTGCCTAAAGACAGATTTTTTAAGTGTCACAGATCCTATATAGTAAATACAACAAAAATAAAAGAGATAATACCTTGGTTTAACAATACTTATAATTTGAGGTTAAAAGACATATCTTTTGAGGTGCCAGTAAGCAGAAGTAATATAAAGGAATTCAAGAAGATAATGAACATATAA